A window of the Campylobacter massiliensis genome harbors these coding sequences:
- the pheT gene encoding phenylalanine--tRNA ligase subunit beta: MIISRNWLNEWLDISSVTSETLLKTLNSIGLEVDSFKEIRVPKNIVVGYVKSKIKHENAEKLSVCQVDVGGETLQQIVCGAKNVEAGQFVPVALSGAVMPSGLEIKRAKLRGVESNGMICSSVELGLVKTNDGIMPLDESIGELKLGKEICEYPLLNDDIIEIELTPNRGDCLSVYGVARDLSAALDLPLKDAARYEEGENLLGIGRILAIHAEENLQSSFQYRAFEIKEYFDENLLMKIRLALIECDKQNRIERLLDYATHSTGVLFSAYDYAKLKKDDERAVFDLQKGANLATEILAGGELLGVGGVYQTDAARLDENSKLIIIEASYTDPQVIATTVYEDKQMPRQAQAYRSLRGSEPNVGFGADFLFKQLVALKSVALYAGSQQSVMTREPKVVSFTMNEMQKMIGQEVAQNDVVRILKKLGFSVTFNAEKEGANVKVPLFRHDIVNAQDICEEIVRMVGIDNIASKPLNFSEANRINDTFTDYKNALNLRKKAAAAGFFESVHYVFDDAGELAALGFAPCKAEIANPINSELNTLRPTLANHLLKSAERNVKNQRKSVKIFEFGSVFSQNGEQSERFGFVASGLTKEPSLLNGAKPADIDFLGFATAVRNTIGEFELKACDDVKYLSEFEQAKIYQKGVCVGYIGRVDVRVEAARDLPRTYLCEIEFEKLKFDGAVVKAYSKFPAISRDLSLIVPKTMKFEAIKECINALKIECLKEFSPVDIYSDDKLGDDVSLSVKFNFQDIQKTLEDEEVAAIMDKILDALKQNLNIGLR, encoded by the coding sequence ATGATAATTTCAAGAAATTGGCTAAACGAATGGCTGGATATCTCGAGCGTAACGAGCGAAACGCTGTTAAAGACGCTAAATTCGATCGGGCTTGAGGTTGATAGCTTTAAAGAGATAAGGGTACCTAAAAACATCGTCGTAGGCTACGTAAAAAGCAAGATAAAACACGAAAACGCCGAGAAACTAAGCGTTTGTCAAGTAGACGTAGGTGGCGAGACGCTACAACAAATCGTCTGCGGCGCGAAAAACGTCGAGGCCGGACAGTTTGTGCCGGTGGCGCTATCAGGCGCCGTTATGCCAAGCGGACTAGAGATAAAGAGGGCAAAACTGCGCGGCGTCGAGTCAAACGGTATGATTTGCTCATCCGTGGAGCTAGGCCTCGTAAAAACAAACGACGGCATAATGCCGCTAGATGAAAGTATCGGCGAGCTAAAACTGGGTAAGGAAATTTGCGAATATCCGCTACTAAACGACGACATCATCGAGATCGAGCTAACGCCAAACCGCGGCGACTGCCTAAGCGTCTACGGCGTAGCGAGGGATCTATCGGCTGCGCTTGATCTACCGCTAAAAGACGCTGCCAGATACGAAGAGGGCGAAAATTTGCTCGGTATCGGGCGTATCTTGGCTATCCACGCCGAGGAAAATTTACAAAGCAGCTTTCAGTATAGAGCATTTGAGATAAAAGAGTATTTTGACGAAAATTTGCTGATGAAGATCCGTTTGGCTCTGATCGAGTGCGATAAGCAAAACCGCATCGAGCGCTTGCTAGACTACGCTACGCACTCAACCGGCGTGCTTTTTAGCGCATATGACTATGCCAAGCTCAAAAAGGACGACGAGCGTGCGGTTTTTGATCTGCAAAAGGGCGCAAATTTAGCGACTGAAATTTTAGCCGGCGGCGAGCTTTTGGGCGTTGGCGGCGTGTATCAGACCGATGCGGCGAGGCTTGACGAAAATAGCAAACTAATCATAATAGAGGCTAGCTACACCGATCCCCAAGTGATCGCGACTACGGTCTACGAGGATAAGCAAATGCCTAGGCAAGCGCAAGCTTATCGCTCGCTAAGAGGCAGCGAGCCAAACGTCGGCTTTGGCGCTGATTTTTTATTTAAGCAGCTAGTCGCGTTAAAATCGGTCGCGCTTTATGCGGGCTCTCAGCAAAGCGTGATGACGCGCGAACCGAAGGTCGTGAGCTTTACGATGAATGAAATGCAAAAAATGATCGGTCAAGAAGTCGCTCAAAATGATGTCGTAAGGATACTTAAAAAGCTTGGGTTTAGCGTAACTTTTAATGCCGAAAAAGAGGGCGCGAACGTGAAAGTGCCGTTATTTCGCCACGATATCGTAAATGCGCAGGACATCTGCGAAGAGATCGTGCGAATGGTCGGTATCGATAATATCGCCTCAAAGCCGCTAAATTTCAGCGAAGCTAACCGTATAAACGATACTTTTACTGACTACAAAAATGCGCTAAATTTGCGTAAAAAAGCCGCCGCGGCCGGATTTTTTGAGAGCGTGCATTATGTATTTGACGACGCCGGCGAGCTAGCGGCGCTCGGTTTTGCGCCTTGTAAGGCTGAAATAGCCAACCCGATAAATAGTGAGCTTAACACGTTAAGGCCGACGCTTGCAAATCACCTGCTAAAGTCAGCCGAGCGAAACGTAAAAAATCAGCGAAAATCGGTCAAAATTTTTGAATTCGGTAGCGTATTTAGCCAGAACGGAGAACAAAGCGAGAGATTTGGCTTCGTAGCTAGCGGACTGACAAAAGAACCTAGCCTCCTAAACGGCGCAAAGCCAGCCGATATCGACTTTTTGGGCTTTGCTACGGCGGTTAGAAACACGATCGGCGAATTTGAGCTAAAAGCGTGCGACGACGTAAAATATCTAAGCGAATTTGAACAAGCGAAAATCTATCAAAAGGGCGTTTGTGTTGGCTATATCGGCCGCGTGGACGTGCGAGTCGAAGCCGCGCGCGACCTACCGCGAACCTATCTTTGCGAGATAGAGTTTGAAAAGCTTAAATTTGACGGCGCGGTCGTCAAAGCCTACTCGAAATTCCCTGCTATTAGCAGAGACCTAAGCCTAATCGTGCCTAAAACCATGAAATTTGAAGCGATAAAAGAGTGTATAAATGCGCTAAAAATCGAGTGTCTAAAAGAATTTTCTCCGGTTGATATATATTCGGACGATAAGCTCGGAGACGACGTGAGCCTCAGCGTCAAATTTAACTTCCAAGATATACAAAAAACGCTCGAGGACGAGGAAGTAGCTGCGATAATGGATAAAATTTTGGACGCTTTAAAGCAAAATTTAAATATCGGACTAAGATGA
- a CDS encoding 4-hydroxy-3-methylbut-2-enyl diphosphate reductase: MRIELASSYGFCFGVKRAIKIAENAKDAVTIGPIIHNNDEINRLNKNFNVKTLEGINEIDGEKKAIIRTHGITKGDLAELKKSDIKVIDATCPFVTKPQQICEKMSKEGYDIVIFGDEKHPEIKGVKSYAVGKVFVVLEESELEGVKLAQKVAVISQTTRKVEKFMQIVNYLMLRVKEVRVFNTICNATFENQEAVKNLAVRADVMVVIGGKNSSNTKQLYLISKTACEDSYLVENESELEKAWFEGKSLCGVSAGASTPDWIIQKVVDKLESFQI, translated from the coding sequence TTGAGGATTGAGCTTGCTAGCAGTTACGGATTTTGTTTTGGCGTAAAGCGCGCTATAAAAATCGCCGAAAACGCCAAAGATGCCGTAACTATCGGCCCTATCATACATAACAACGACGAGATAAACCGTCTAAATAAAAATTTTAACGTTAAAACGCTCGAAGGCATAAACGAAATCGACGGCGAAAAAAAGGCGATCATACGCACGCACGGTATCACAAAGGGCGACCTGGCCGAGCTAAAAAAAAGCGATATAAAAGTGATCGACGCGACGTGCCCATTTGTCACCAAGCCGCAGCAAATTTGCGAGAAAATGAGCAAAGAGGGCTACGACATCGTGATTTTCGGCGATGAAAAACATCCCGAGATAAAGGGCGTGAAATCATATGCCGTCGGTAAGGTATTCGTCGTGTTAGAAGAAAGCGAGCTAGAGGGCGTAAAACTAGCGCAAAAGGTAGCCGTCATCAGCCAAACGACGCGCAAGGTCGAAAAATTTATGCAAATCGTAAATTATTTGATGCTACGCGTAAAAGAAGTGCGCGTTTTTAACACGATTTGCAATGCTACTTTTGAAAACCAAGAAGCGGTTAAAAACTTAGCCGTTAGAGCCGACGTAATGGTCGTAATCGGCGGCAAAAACAGCTCAAATACAAAGCAGCTCTATCTCATCTCAAAAACCGCCTGCGAGGATAGCTATCTCGTGGAAAACGAATCCGAGCTTGAGAAAGCGTGGTTTGAGGGAAAAAGTCTTTGCGGAGTGAGTGCCGGGGCTTCTACGCCTGATTGGATTATCCAAAAAGTTGTCGATAAACTAGAGAGCTTTCAAATTTAA
- the pheS gene encoding phenylalanine--tRNA ligase subunit alpha: protein MQEYRESIAKCGNLADLDKIRVALLGKKGAITSEFAKLKDMDEAAKKEFAANLNKLRDEFESLLAAKKTELESGEIKAKMKAEAIDITLFNEPSSAGALHPVMATMDKIIEYFMMQNFSLETGPLIEDDFHNFEALNLPKYHPARDMQDTFYFKDFRLLRTHTSPVQVRTMMSKKPPIRMIAPGTVFRRDMDLTHTPMFHQVEGLVVEEGGAVSFANLKSMLENFLKYMFGDVKVRFRPSFFPFTEPSAEVDISCIFCHGEGCRVCKQTGWLEVLGCGVVDPNVFKAVGYKNVSGYAFGLGVERFAMLLHQIPDLRSLFEGDLRLLEQFK from the coding sequence TTGCAAGAGTATAGAGAAAGTATCGCAAAATGCGGAAATTTGGCGGATTTAGACAAGATTCGCGTCGCGCTACTGGGCAAAAAGGGCGCGATCACGTCTGAGTTTGCTAAGCTTAAGGATATGGACGAAGCGGCCAAGAAGGAATTTGCGGCAAATTTAAACAAGCTAAGAGACGAATTTGAATCGCTTTTAGCGGCTAAAAAAACCGAGCTTGAAAGCGGCGAGATAAAAGCCAAGATGAAGGCTGAGGCCATCGATATAACGCTATTTAACGAGCCCTCAAGCGCGGGCGCACTGCATCCCGTGATGGCTACGATGGATAAGATCATCGAGTACTTTATGATGCAAAATTTCTCGCTCGAGACTGGGCCGCTCATAGAGGATGACTTCCATAACTTTGAGGCGCTAAATTTGCCTAAATATCACCCTGCGCGCGATATGCAAGACACGTTTTATTTTAAGGATTTTAGACTCCTTCGCACGCACACTAGCCCCGTACAGGTGCGCACGATGATGAGTAAAAAGCCTCCGATACGCATGATAGCGCCAGGAACGGTGTTTCGCCGCGACATGGATCTAACGCACACGCCGATGTTTCATCAGGTAGAAGGCCTCGTGGTCGAGGAGGGCGGTGCTGTTAGCTTTGCAAATTTAAAATCAATGCTTGAAAATTTCTTAAAATACATGTTCGGCGACGTTAAAGTACGCTTTCGCCCTAGCTTTTTCCCGTTTACCGAGCCTAGCGCGGAGGTCGATATCAGTTGTATTTTCTGTCACGGCGAGGGATGTCGCGTATGCAAGCAAACGGGCTGGCTCGAGGTGCTAGGATGCGGCGTGGTCGATCCGAACGTCTTTAAGGCCGTCGGCTACAAAAACGTAAGCGGATACGCATTTGGACTGGGGGTCGAGAGATTTGCGATGCTGCTTCATCAAATTCCTGATTTGCGCTCGCTTTTCGAGGGAGATTTAAGATTATTGGAGCAGTTTAAATGA
- the argH gene encoding argininosuccinate lyase has translation MWEGRFSEASSALLEEFNASIGFDRALWQEDIAGSKAHARMLGACGILKPEESEKIVAGLDAVFEEIKSGKFEFKTADEDIHMAVEKRLSELIGSDLGGRLHTARSRNDQVALDFRLYVLKSGAEIAEKIRELIEALRDIASEHADTLMPGYTHLQHAQPVSLAYHLLAYAFMFCRDYERFASSRERNNLCPLGSAALAGTPHPINRELVAQQLGFAGVTPNAMDSVSDRDFALEILFNVSVLMTHASRLCEELILWSSQEFGFVTISDAYSTGSSIMPQKKNPDVAELIRGKTGRVNGNLVALLTVMKGLPLAYNKDMQEDKEGVFDSVATALASLEILKQMLKTAKFNEQNMLAMTRRGHLTATDLADYLVREKNVPFRRAHFITGKAVAYAENLGLDLSELNAQQLASVDESLDAGAVKFLDLNASKQARKSQGGTANESVKAQIEILNEWLKG, from the coding sequence ATGTGGGAGGGGCGCTTTAGCGAGGCGAGTTCGGCGCTTTTGGAGGAGTTTAACGCCTCGATCGGCTTTGATAGGGCGCTTTGGCAGGAGGATATCGCAGGCAGCAAGGCGCACGCTCGGATGCTCGGCGCTTGCGGGATTTTGAAGCCTGAGGAGAGCGAAAAGATCGTCGCGGGGCTTGACGCCGTGTTTGAGGAGATAAAAAGCGGTAAATTTGAGTTTAAAACCGCTGACGAGGATATCCACATGGCGGTCGAAAAACGCCTAAGCGAGCTCATCGGAAGCGATCTTGGCGGCAGGCTGCACACCGCGCGCAGCAGAAACGATCAGGTCGCGCTTGATTTTCGCCTCTACGTGCTTAAAAGCGGTGCCGAGATCGCCGAAAAAATCCGCGAACTAATAGAGGCTCTGCGAGATATAGCTAGCGAGCACGCGGACACGCTGATGCCGGGCTACACGCACCTTCAGCATGCCCAGCCCGTGAGCCTTGCCTATCATTTGCTAGCTTACGCGTTTATGTTTTGCCGCGACTACGAGCGCTTTGCTAGCTCGCGCGAGCGAAACAACCTCTGTCCGCTCGGCTCGGCTGCACTTGCGGGCACTCCGCATCCTATAAACCGCGAGCTGGTCGCGCAGCAGCTAGGCTTTGCGGGAGTGACGCCAAACGCGATGGATAGCGTCAGCGATCGCGATTTCGCGCTGGAGATTTTGTTTAACGTAAGCGTGCTGATGACGCATGCGTCGCGCCTGTGCGAGGAGCTAATCTTGTGGAGCTCGCAGGAGTTCGGCTTTGTCACGATCAGCGACGCGTACAGCACGGGCAGCTCGATCATGCCGCAGAAAAAAAACCCAGATGTCGCCGAGCTAATACGGGGCAAAACGGGGCGCGTAAACGGCAATCTCGTCGCGCTGCTAACGGTGATGAAGGGCTTGCCGCTAGCCTACAACAAAGACATGCAGGAGGATAAGGAGGGCGTTTTTGATAGCGTCGCCACCGCACTTGCGAGCCTTGAAATTTTAAAACAGATGCTAAAAACGGCTAAATTTAACGAGCAAAATATGCTAGCAATGACGCGCCGCGGGCACCTCACGGCGACCGATCTGGCGGACTATCTCGTGCGGGAGAAAAACGTGCCGTTTCGCCGGGCGCACTTCATCACGGGCAAGGCCGTGGCGTATGCGGAAAATTTGGGCTTAGATTTGAGCGAGCTAAATGCGCAGCAGCTTGCAAGCGTGGATGAAAGCTTGGACGCGGGTGCGGTTAAATTTCTTGATCTAAACGCTTCTAAGCAGGCACGCAAGTCGCAAGGAGGCACGGCAAATGAGAGCGTGAAAGCGCAGATTGAAATTTTAAACGAGTGGCTGAAAGGCTAA
- a CDS encoding histidine triad nucleotide-binding protein, giving the protein MTIFEKIVAGEIPCNKVLENDKFLAFNDINPKAPIHILIIPKKHFENFQEMDGVLMGEMTKFIQEVAVLMGVDKSGYRLVTNCGENGGQEVMHLHFHLLAGAKLGWVDTATDPQSTF; this is encoded by the coding sequence ATGACGATATTCGAAAAAATCGTAGCAGGCGAAATACCTTGCAACAAAGTACTAGAAAACGACAAATTTCTAGCCTTTAACGACATAAATCCAAAGGCTCCGATTCATATTTTGATCATCCCAAAAAAACACTTTGAAAATTTCCAGGAGATGGACGGAGTGCTGATGGGCGAGATGACGAAATTTATCCAAGAGGTCGCGGTGCTGATGGGCGTGGATAAGAGCGGATACCGCCTGGTTACAAACTGCGGCGAAAACGGCGGCCAAGAGGTTATGCATCTACATTTTCACCTGCTAGCCGGAGCAAAGCTGGGCTGGGTAGATACCGCGACCGATCCGCAAAGTACGTTTTAA
- a CDS encoding Type 1 glutamine amidotransferase-like domain-containing protein, whose product MIEMFLCSYFAGAATLFEDYARQNIRAKEVLFIPTAANVEEYRDYVDEAKEAFAKMGFEVQILDISKASEAEAKAKIGAARVLYVSGGNTFYLLRELKKKDLAGLIADRVRSGELVYVGESAGAMIVAPSVDYAAMMDDASGSELVSAQTGLDLVKFYPVVHYGEEPFVQSAAEILKIYGGKLNLAPINNTEAIAVHGDKFEILGR is encoded by the coding sequence ATGATAGAGATGTTTTTATGCTCCTATTTTGCGGGTGCGGCGACGCTTTTTGAGGACTATGCGAGACAAAATATCCGCGCTAAAGAGGTGCTTTTTATCCCGACTGCGGCAAACGTAGAGGAGTACCGAGACTACGTGGACGAGGCGAAAGAGGCGTTTGCCAAAATGGGCTTTGAAGTTCAAATTTTGGATATTTCTAAGGCTAGCGAGGCCGAAGCGAAGGCAAAGATCGGCGCAGCGCGGGTGCTTTACGTAAGCGGCGGCAACACATTTTATCTTTTGCGCGAGCTTAAAAAGAAGGATCTTGCTGGCCTCATCGCAGATCGCGTCCGAAGCGGCGAGCTCGTGTATGTGGGCGAGTCGGCGGGCGCGATGATCGTAGCCCCCAGCGTGGATTACGCAGCCATGATGGATGATGCGAGTGGTAGTGAATTAGTATCAGCGCAAACCGGGCTAGATCTTGTTAAATTCTATCCAGTAGTACACTACGGCGAGGAGCCCTTCGTGCAAAGCGCGGCTGAAATTTTAAAAATTTACGGCGGCAAGTTAAATTTGGCGCCGATAAATAATACCGAGGCGATCGCGGTGCACGGCGATAAATTTGAAATTTTAGGGCGGTAA
- the aroA gene encoding 3-phosphoshikimate 1-carboxyvinyltransferase, translating to MKVYALRTPISASLENIAADKSISHRCAIFSLLSDKPSRVKNYLKAEDTLNTLEIVKNLGARIEEKEGELIITPSANLKEPSVVLECGNSGTAMRLFMGFLAASEGFFVLSGDEFLNRRPMARVAKPLISVGAKIDGANGGDHAPLAIRGKKLEYFKFDSKIASAQVKSALILAGLKSSGCELSEPELSRDHTERMLKGMGASLQILPHGVKVESMSAPLKPLEICVPNDPSSAFFFAVAAAIIPNSHIVLKNMLLNKTRVEAFKILAKMGAQVTFKEISNTYESIGEIEIKHAPLKAVDVSENISWLIDEVPALAIAFANAQGISSVRNAKELRVKESDRIAIMVQGLRKCGLEVEEFEDGFSVKGGEANCAIIDSNGDHRIAMSFAVLGLKCGMVIEKSEFIATSFPNFSGILRQLGASVED from the coding sequence ATGAAAGTTTACGCATTAAGAACGCCGATAAGCGCGAGCCTGGAAAACATCGCGGCGGATAAATCTATCTCGCATAGATGCGCGATATTTTCGCTTTTAAGCGATAAACCAAGCCGCGTGAAAAACTATCTAAAGGCCGAAGATACGCTAAATACGCTAGAAATCGTAAAAAATCTCGGCGCGCGTATCGAGGAAAAAGAGGGCGAGCTAATCATAACTCCGAGCGCAAATTTAAAAGAGCCTAGCGTTGTTTTGGAGTGCGGAAACTCGGGTACGGCAATGAGGCTTTTTATGGGATTTTTGGCTGCTAGCGAGGGCTTTTTCGTGCTAAGCGGAGACGAGTTTTTAAACCGTCGTCCGATGGCGCGAGTGGCTAAACCGCTAATCAGCGTTGGAGCCAAAATAGACGGCGCAAACGGCGGGGATCACGCGCCTTTGGCGATCCGCGGCAAGAAGCTGGAGTATTTTAAATTTGATAGTAAAATCGCCTCTGCACAGGTAAAATCGGCACTGATTTTGGCGGGGCTAAAGTCGAGCGGCTGCGAGCTTAGCGAACCTGAGCTTAGTCGCGATCACACCGAGCGCATGCTAAAAGGTATGGGTGCGAGCCTGCAAATTTTACCGCACGGCGTCAAGGTTGAGTCGATGAGCGCGCCGCTAAAACCGCTTGAAATTTGCGTACCAAACGACCCTAGCTCGGCATTTTTCTTTGCCGTAGCCGCAGCGATAATCCCAAATTCCCACATCGTGCTAAAAAATATGTTGCTAAATAAAACGCGCGTGGAGGCCTTTAAAATTTTAGCCAAAATGGGCGCGCAAGTAACGTTTAAAGAGATTTCGAACACATACGAAAGCATCGGCGAGATCGAGATAAAACACGCGCCGCTAAAGGCCGTGGACGTGAGTGAAAATATCTCGTGGCTAATCGACGAAGTACCGGCGCTTGCCATCGCATTTGCAAATGCGCAGGGCATAAGTAGCGTGAGAAACGCAAAAGAGCTTCGCGTAAAAGAGAGCGACCGCATCGCGATCATGGTGCAAGGGCTGCGAAAATGCGGGCTTGAAGTCGAAGAATTTGAAGACGGCTTTAGTGTAAAAGGCGGCGAGGCAAACTGCGCTATCATCGACAGTAACGGCGATCACCGTATCGCGATGAGCTTTGCGGTGCTTGGGTTAAAATGCGGAATGGTTATAGAAAAGAGCGAATTTATCGCGACTTCGTTTCCGAATTTTAGCGGGATTTTAAGACAACTGGGAGCTAGCGTTGAGGATTGA
- a CDS encoding CAP domain-containing protein, translating into MKFYSVKRGLKFGLLACAFFLSGCDIFGGQGQSSGLKSAKQPEFSFVPDSDAVAYLNEYRRGSGLSGLKPNQILSQAAKNHAEYSAQNEYMGHDETAGRAKFSGATPADRALAAGYKSTLVLENIAYKSDFKEAVDGLFSAIYHRFAFLNLSVDEVGYALASKDKFNAFVFEMGNSRLNAFCARGASDTGAGRFYTNVCADKNLKIKDAKFNNFTGSSKPFVKFPDATAVTPYFSGEIPDPFPECKITANPVSIEFNANAGEVKFKDFEIFKDGRKIQNLHVITSANDINSKFSSKQFVAFSREVFDFGAQYEAVFSYEQAGARNQSAQNAGAQVKQIKWSFKTKTPQNPYFDARDGDVLGVDADKTYEIFFRPKDCNDLMTRYSYKASGFMTPTVAQSGTNTLSVKLKGMAGDTLSIVAGGMSVKVRLKTSSPEAVRERRAFYVKAGVMIASVIVIFALIGRKMRR; encoded by the coding sequence TTGAAATTTTACTCTGTAAAACGCGGGCTTAAATTCGGCCTTTTAGCCTGCGCCTTTTTTCTCTCTGGTTGCGATATCTTTGGCGGGCAGGGCCAAAGCTCCGGGCTAAAGTCCGCCAAGCAGCCAGAGTTTTCTTTCGTTCCGGACTCCGATGCAGTAGCGTATCTAAACGAATATCGCCGCGGCTCCGGACTCTCCGGTCTAAAACCAAATCAAATTTTAAGCCAAGCCGCCAAAAATCACGCCGAGTATAGCGCCCAAAACGAATACATGGGCCACGACGAGACGGCCGGACGGGCTAAATTTAGCGGCGCGACTCCGGCCGACAGAGCTCTAGCCGCGGGCTACAAATCAACTCTAGTGCTTGAAAACATAGCTTATAAAAGCGACTTTAAAGAGGCGGTGGACGGACTATTTTCGGCGATTTATCACCGATTTGCGTTTTTAAATTTAAGCGTCGATGAGGTCGGCTACGCGCTCGCGTCCAAGGATAAATTTAACGCCTTCGTCTTTGAGATGGGCAACTCTAGGCTTAACGCCTTTTGCGCTAGGGGTGCGAGCGATACGGGCGCGGGGCGGTTTTATACCAACGTCTGCGCCGATAAAAATCTAAAAATAAAAGACGCCAAATTTAATAATTTCACCGGCTCTAGCAAGCCTTTCGTCAAATTTCCCGACGCTACTGCAGTGACGCCCTATTTTAGCGGCGAGATCCCGGACCCCTTCCCCGAGTGCAAGATCACGGCAAATCCCGTCAGTATCGAGTTTAACGCAAACGCGGGCGAGGTAAAATTTAAGGATTTTGAGATATTTAAAGACGGGCGAAAGATCCAAAATTTGCACGTCATCACGAGCGCCAACGATATAAACTCCAAATTTTCGTCCAAGCAGTTTGTGGCCTTTTCGCGTGAGGTTTTTGACTTCGGCGCGCAGTATGAGGCGGTTTTTAGCTACGAGCAAGCAGGCGCGCGAAATCAAAGCGCCCAAAACGCGGGCGCGCAGGTAAAGCAGATAAAATGGAGCTTTAAAACCAAAACTCCGCAAAATCCATATTTCGACGCGCGCGACGGCGACGTGCTGGGCGTGGATGCGGATAAGACCTACGAGATATTTTTTCGCCCCAAAGACTGCAACGACCTCATGACGCGCTACTCCTACAAAGCCTCGGGCTTTATGACGCCTACGGTCGCACAAAGCGGCACGAACACGCTAAGCGTGAAGCTAAAAGGCATGGCGGGCGATACGCTAAGTATCGTAGCGGGCGGCATGAGCGTCAAGGTGCGGCTCAAAACCAGCTCGCCCGAAGCCGTGCGCGAGAGGAGGGCGTTTTACGTGAAGGCGGGAGTGATGATCGCCAGCGTGATAGTAATTTTTGCGCTAATCGGCAGAAAGATGAGGCGGTAA